A region of Nostoc sp. 'Peltigera membranacea cyanobiont' N6 DNA encodes the following proteins:
- a CDS encoding eIF2A-related protein, which produces MSQNPNQPRPFDVVLGSQTPIPNDAAVLGGLPGVKQRLASTTPQNRIAALKEALQHGDAGLDLVIQALQNEVTQVRWAAYSLLRQRKEPRIKQALREYNPWQKLTCLRTLEGHSRFISCVVFSPDGQTLFSGSWDTTIKVWEFATGRLIRTLDGGGYYVSSLAISPDGQTLFVGQEKNFIKVLDWQTGKKISTLRTRLQARFTWIYALAVSPDGQILFSSDYSLKAWDWQMAKELYNLYSHQSEICCLAISLDGQILVCNSQDNSITVWDLATAKQIHILKGHSKAVTSVAITGDKKTLVSGSWDASIKVWDLETGKEIYTLIADQTQVNCVAISPDGQTFFSGGEENTIKVWDLQTGQQMNALRGHQSLLIRSLAISPDGQNLVSSCSWEKTIKVWGLA; this is translated from the coding sequence ATGTCACAGAATCCCAACCAGCCAAGACCTTTTGATGTTGTTTTAGGTAGCCAAACACCTATCCCAAACGATGCAGCAGTTTTAGGAGGACTGCCAGGAGTCAAACAACGGTTAGCCAGTACTACCCCACAAAATCGGATTGCAGCGTTAAAAGAAGCCCTCCAGCACGGGGATGCAGGCTTAGATTTAGTTATCCAAGCTTTGCAAAATGAAGTCACACAAGTTAGGTGGGCTGCTTATTCGCTGTTAAGGCAAAGAAAAGAACCTCGGATAAAACAGGCGTTACGCGAGTATAACCCTTGGCAAAAGCTTACATGTCTGCGTACTTTGGAAGGGCATTCAAGGTTTATTAGCTGTGTTGTCTTCAGCCCTGATGGACAAACTCTTTTCAGTGGCAGTTGGGACACAACAATCAAAGTATGGGAGTTTGCAACAGGACGTTTAATTCGCACGCTGGACGGAGGTGGATATTATGTTAGTTCCCTAGCCATTAGCCCTGATGGTCAAACTCTTTTCGTCGGACAGGAAAAGAATTTTATCAAGGTTTTGGATTGGCAAACTGGAAAGAAAATTAGCACTTTGCGTACTAGGTTACAAGCAAGGTTTACGTGGATTTACGCTCTAGCTGTTAGTCCAGATGGGCAAATTCTTTTTAGCAGCGACTATTCACTCAAAGCCTGGGATTGGCAGATGGCAAAAGAACTTTACAACTTGTATTCTCATCAGAGTGAGATTTGTTGTCTTGCAATCAGCTTAGACGGACAAATCTTAGTATGTAACAGTCAGGACAACAGCATCACCGTATGGGATTTAGCAACAGCAAAGCAAATCCATATTTTGAAGGGACATTCAAAAGCAGTTACCTCCGTTGCCATCACTGGCGATAAAAAAACTCTTGTCAGCGGTAGTTGGGACGCTTCTATTAAAGTGTGGGATTTAGAAACGGGAAAAGAAATTTACACTCTTATTGCAGATCAAACCCAGGTTAATTGTGTAGCCATTAGCCCAGATGGACAAACCTTCTTTAGCGGCGGTGAAGAAAATACAATCAAAGTATGGGATTTGCAAACCGGACAGCAGATGAACGCGCTAAGAGGGCACCAATCTCTTCTTA